A stretch of Carnobacterium iners DNA encodes these proteins:
- a CDS encoding hydrolase — protein sequence MEKQVKKKAPKITTDLRRDYIKVPEIIRKASGIVINGKRIRSFIFTTDIAIIMNNNADAIIAVYPFTPHPAVVNGITTVANMPVVAGVGGGLTHGPRSSNIALFAEAHGCISVVLNSPTPLSTIREVNGIVDIPIILTVVSEFTDIQEKIDAGVDILNISGAANTANIVREIRQAFPELPIIATGGPTLESIQRTIEAGANAITYTPPSNGELFSEKMKKYRKQEEEKAEDSEYHE from the coding sequence ATGGAAAAACAGGTTAAAAAAAAGGCTCCAAAAATTACAACAGATTTGAGAAGAGATTACATTAAAGTGCCAGAAATTATAAGAAAAGCGAGTGGAATTGTTATCAATGGTAAACGAATTCGCTCATTTATATTTACAACGGATATTGCGATTATTATGAATAATAATGCAGATGCGATAATAGCTGTTTATCCATTTACACCTCATCCAGCGGTTGTCAACGGCATCACAACGGTAGCGAACATGCCTGTTGTTGCAGGAGTTGGTGGAGGATTGACTCACGGTCCTAGATCATCCAATATTGCTTTGTTCGCTGAAGCACACGGCTGTATCAGTGTTGTTTTGAACTCACCCACACCTTTAAGCACAATAAGAGAGGTAAATGGCATAGTTGACATTCCAATTATCTTGACAGTCGTTTCAGAATTTACAGATATTCAAGAAAAAATAGATGCAGGAGTCGATATCTTGAATATCAGTGGTGCAGCGAATACCGCTAATATTGTCAGAGAAATCCGTCAAGCTTTCCCGGAATTGCCAATTATAGCAACGGGTGGACCAACTTTAGAAAGCATCCAAAGAACAATAGAAGCAGGAGCCAATGCTATCACTTATACACCACCAAGTAACGGGGAACTATTTAGTGAAAAAATGAAGAAATACCGTAAACAAGAAGAAGAAAAAGCAGAGGATTCTGAATATCACGAATGA
- a CDS encoding RidA family protein, whose protein sequence is MLEIIHTKNAPEPIGPYSQVIKAGDFIFPAGQIGVDAVSGKLVGESITEQTEQAFKNLSAVLEAAGSSLQHVVKTTCYLSTMENFQAFNEAYGKQFNGHKPARTCFAVQELPLKGLCEIEVVAVLKK, encoded by the coding sequence ATGTTAGAAATCATTCACACAAAAAACGCACCGGAACCAATTGGTCCATATTCACAAGTCATCAAAGCAGGAGATTTTATTTTTCCAGCTGGTCAAATCGGAGTAGATGCAGTATCCGGTAAACTAGTTGGAGAAAGTATCACAGAACAAACCGAACAAGCTTTTAAAAATCTTTCTGCTGTTCTAGAAGCGGCTGGTTCTTCTTTGCAACATGTTGTTAAAACAACCTGTTATTTATCAACAATGGAAAATTTTCAAGCGTTCAACGAAGCTTATGGCAAACAGTTTAATGGGCATAAACCTGCTCGCACTTGTTTTGCTGTCCAAGAGCTTCCCCTCAAGGGCTTATGTGAAATCGAAGTTGTCGCAGTTTTAAAAAAATAA
- a CDS encoding bifunctional 3,4-dihydroxy-2-butanone-4-phosphate synthase/GTP cyclohydrolase II, giving the protein MFNTIDELLIDLKAGKNILLVDDEDRENEGDIICAAEFATTENVNFMARYAKGLICMPMSKDYTKKLALPQMIQDNTDNHQTAFTISVDHLDTTTGISAAERSLTAMKLVSDEAKSTDFRRPGHMFPLEAVDGGVLARKGHTEATVDLMQLAGLKPVGLCCEILKEDGTMARRKDLMELAKEHGLKIGTIADLIEYRKNKEQVIFRQSKAHLPTKYGEFEIYAYEHAVTGEHHVALVMGDVSDGEPVLCRIHSECLTGDVFSSKKCDCGQQLDAAMEQIATAGRGILVYMRQEGRGIGLVNKIRAYALQDQGHNTIEANLALGFPADLREYYESKQIFDDLSVSHLRLMTNNPLKVESMEKYGLTIVERVPLQVEAQLENKAYLKTKQEEMNHYLNY; this is encoded by the coding sequence ATGTTTAATACCATTGATGAATTATTAATTGATTTAAAGGCAGGGAAAAATATTTTATTAGTAGACGATGAAGACAGAGAAAATGAAGGAGATATTATTTGTGCGGCTGAATTTGCTACTACAGAAAATGTTAATTTTATGGCTCGTTACGCTAAAGGGTTAATTTGTATGCCAATGAGCAAAGACTATACTAAGAAGTTAGCATTGCCACAAATGATTCAAGACAATACAGATAACCACCAAACAGCGTTTACTATTTCGGTAGACCATCTGGACACAACCACTGGAATCTCAGCAGCTGAACGATCGCTAACGGCAATGAAACTAGTTTCAGATGAAGCGAAATCAACTGATTTTAGAAGACCAGGCCACATGTTCCCGCTAGAAGCGGTTGATGGGGGAGTGTTAGCTAGAAAAGGACACACAGAAGCAACGGTTGATTTGATGCAACTAGCAGGTTTAAAACCAGTTGGATTGTGTTGTGAAATTCTTAAAGAAGATGGCACAATGGCCAGAAGAAAGGATCTAATGGAATTAGCAAAAGAGCACGGATTAAAAATAGGAACCATTGCTGATTTAATTGAGTACCGCAAAAATAAAGAACAAGTTATCTTCAGACAATCTAAAGCGCATCTGCCAACAAAATATGGTGAGTTTGAAATTTATGCCTATGAGCATGCTGTTACGGGTGAACACCATGTTGCTTTAGTAATGGGGGATGTTAGTGATGGCGAGCCGGTTTTGTGTCGCATCCATTCTGAATGTTTGACGGGTGATGTATTTAGTTCTAAAAAATGTGACTGTGGCCAACAGTTAGATGCGGCAATGGAGCAAATTGCAACAGCGGGTCGTGGCATTTTAGTATACATGCGCCAAGAAGGTCGGGGCATCGGCTTAGTAAATAAAATTAGAGCGTATGCCCTTCAAGATCAAGGTCACAACACCATCGAAGCTAATTTAGCGCTTGGTTTTCCAGCTGATTTGAGAGAGTATTACGAGTCTAAACAAATCTTTGATGATTTGTCCGTTTCGCACTTGCGTTTAATGACTAATAATCCATTAAAAGTAGAAAGTATGGAGAAATACGGACTAACGATTGTTGAAAGAGTACCTCTTCAAGTGGAAGCTCAACTAGAAAACAAGGCTTATTTAAAAACCAAGCAAGAAGAAATGAATCATTATCTAAACTATTAA
- a CDS encoding HAD family hydrolase translates to MDKARLKATRTLIFDYDGTLHDSRQNYIVAFKRAYRYLIAHQKAKPREWQDDEITKWLGYSSKEMWENFMPDLAEDYQMAASKIIGETLLEKVLSKEAKLYPEALETLDNLKNKGYKLIFLSNCSKAYMQAHQETFQLERYFDEMYCTEQFDFIAKHEIFSLIKSEDQDEYLVIGDRIHDLEIGHYHQLITIGCNYGFGTQAEMQQSDIRINSIQELQELL, encoded by the coding sequence ATGGATAAAGCAAGATTGAAAGCTACACGAACACTTATTTTTGATTACGATGGGACGCTACATGACAGTAGACAAAACTACATTGTTGCTTTTAAGCGGGCCTATCGTTATCTGATAGCACACCAAAAAGCTAAACCAAGAGAGTGGCAAGATGATGAAATAACGAAGTGGCTAGGTTATAGCAGCAAAGAGATGTGGGAAAACTTTATGCCGGATTTAGCTGAAGATTACCAAATGGCTGCTTCAAAAATAATAGGCGAAACCCTACTAGAAAAGGTTCTTTCAAAAGAAGCAAAGCTGTATCCAGAAGCTTTAGAAACATTAGATAATTTAAAAAACAAGGGATACAAACTAATCTTTTTGAGCAACTGTAGTAAAGCCTACATGCAAGCACACCAAGAGACTTTTCAATTAGAGCGTTACTTTGATGAGATGTATTGTACCGAACAATTTGATTTTATAGCTAAACACGAGATATTTTCGCTGATTAAGAGTGAGGACCAAGACGAATACCTCGTGATTGGTGATCGAATCCATGATTTAGAAATTGGGCATTACCATCAGTTGATTACAATAGGCTGCAATTATGGCTTTGGAACTCAAGCAGAAATGCAACAATCAGATATAAGGATAAACAGTATTCAGGAATTACAAGAACTGCTATAG
- a CDS encoding Gfo/Idh/MocA family protein: MKELNWGILGLGSIATSFATTFIADNAKIYAVGSRSIEKAEQFATTFGIEKAYGSYAELLNDPAIDVIYIATPHSHHANLIMKSLENNKHVLCEKAIVMNTKQLDAVMDLAKEKELVLAEAMTIFHMPLYQELKKRSVDGSLGKLKMIQVSFGSLKEADPTNRFFNKAIAGGALLDIGTYALSFARFFLSSQPSEVLTTVNFFETGVDEQAGIILKNTENELATIAITFRAKMPKQGIVAFENGYFTVTDFPRADEATLTYSDGSVERIQAGDTSQALNYEISHFNENVRTKKDTSSLTLTHDVMEIMDTLIEKWDLSFDFE, translated from the coding sequence ATGAAAGAATTAAATTGGGGTATTTTAGGATTAGGATCTATTGCTACTAGTTTCGCTACAACTTTTATAGCTGATAATGCAAAAATTTATGCAGTTGGGTCTCGCTCAATCGAAAAAGCTGAACAATTTGCAACAACGTTTGGGATTGAAAAAGCTTATGGCAGCTATGCTGAACTGTTAAATGATCCTGCTATTGATGTTATCTATATTGCGACTCCTCACAGTCATCATGCCAATCTTATTATGAAGAGTTTAGAAAATAACAAGCACGTACTTTGTGAAAAAGCCATTGTTATGAATACCAAACAACTAGATGCTGTTATGGATCTTGCTAAAGAAAAAGAATTGGTTTTAGCTGAGGCTATGACTATTTTTCACATGCCGCTTTATCAAGAACTCAAAAAAAGATCAGTCGATGGATCACTTGGTAAATTAAAAATGATTCAAGTCTCTTTTGGCAGTCTAAAAGAAGCTGATCCAACAAATCGTTTCTTTAATAAAGCCATTGCTGGTGGCGCTTTATTAGATATTGGAACCTATGCTTTATCGTTCGCTCGTTTCTTTTTATCCAGTCAGCCTAGCGAAGTTTTAACAACCGTCAACTTTTTTGAGACTGGAGTAGATGAACAAGCTGGGATTATCTTAAAAAATACTGAAAACGAGCTTGCTACCATCGCTATTACTTTTAGAGCTAAAATGCCTAAACAAGGGATTGTTGCTTTTGAAAATGGTTACTTCACAGTTACCGATTTCCCCAGAGCCGATGAAGCTACCTTAACTTATTCTGATGGGTCAGTCGAACGCATTCAAGCTGGTGATACTTCTCAAGCTTTAAATTACGAAATTTCTCATTTTAATGAAAACGTCCGTACTAAAAAAGATACGAGTTCATTAACGTTAACCCATGATGTGATGGAAATAATGGATACCCTTATAGAAAAATGGGATTTGTCTTTTGATTTTGAATAA
- the ribE gene encoding 6,7-dimethyl-8-ribityllumazine synthase, translating into MNVFEGQLIAKDLKVGIVIARFNEFIGSKLLSGAIDSLKRHGMSEEDIAIAWVPGAYEIPLVAQKMANSGNYDAIITLGAVIKGATSHYDLVCAEVTKGVATASMNTGLPIIFGVLTTDNIEQAIERAGTKSGNIGYEAAVSAIEMANLLKEM; encoded by the coding sequence ATGAACGTATTCGAAGGACAGTTAATTGCGAAAGATTTAAAAGTGGGCATCGTAATCGCACGTTTTAATGAATTTATAGGATCAAAATTATTGAGCGGGGCAATAGATAGTTTGAAAAGACACGGCATGTCAGAAGAGGATATTGCAATTGCTTGGGTACCAGGAGCTTATGAAATTCCGCTAGTTGCACAAAAAATGGCAAATTCGGGCAATTATGATGCTATAATCACGTTAGGAGCAGTAATCAAAGGAGCTACATCACATTATGATCTTGTGTGCGCAGAAGTGACAAAAGGGGTCGCGACAGCTTCAATGAATACCGGTTTACCAATAATATTTGGCGTCTTAACAACAGATAATATTGAGCAAGCTATTGAGCGTGCGGGTACTAAATCTGGTAATATTGGCTACGAAGCAGCTGTTTCAGCTATTGAGATGGCGAACTTACTGAAAGAGATGTAA
- a CDS encoding glycoside hydrolase family 73 protein → MSKKKPLKKYVSSKNKKKNLFIYWMSPSFVMVSLFTICLIFFSAIALLGSKSLNESSDSSSNINNASQEQFISQTAEYAKQIKEKYGILPSISIAQAILESDWGRSELSVKYNNFYGIKGSNPDQTTVMNTKEFVNGEWIEIKAPFKVYDSWQESMDEHARLLVFGTTWNTNQYATVLAATNYKDAAVALQNSGYATDPDYSVKLMDLIEQYNLNQYD, encoded by the coding sequence TTGTCTAAAAAGAAACCACTAAAAAAATATGTCTCTTCAAAAAATAAAAAGAAAAATCTTTTTATTTATTGGATGTCTCCTAGTTTTGTAATGGTTAGTTTATTTACAATCTGCCTCATTTTTTTTAGCGCAATCGCTTTATTAGGTTCAAAAAGTCTAAACGAAAGTTCAGATTCGTCCTCAAATATAAATAACGCAAGTCAGGAACAATTTATTAGCCAAACGGCTGAGTATGCTAAACAGATAAAAGAAAAATATGGTATTCTCCCAAGTATTAGTATTGCTCAAGCGATTTTAGAATCTGATTGGGGTAGAAGCGAACTTTCAGTAAAATATAATAATTTTTATGGGATTAAAGGGAGTAACCCCGATCAGACAACGGTCATGAATACAAAAGAATTTGTTAATGGAGAATGGATTGAAATAAAAGCACCGTTTAAAGTATACGATAGTTGGCAAGAATCGATGGACGAGCATGCTAGACTACTCGTTTTTGGAACCACTTGGAATACAAATCAATACGCAACAGTCCTAGCAGCAACAAACTATAAGGATGCAGCAGTTGCCTTGCAAAATAGCGGTTATGCTACCGATCCAGATTACTCCGTAAAGCTAATGGACTTAATTGAACAATACAACTTAAACCAGTATGATTAA
- a CDS encoding M15 family metallopeptidase gives MNYKKIAGSLLILTTITGCGLIEETFLNEPSESNKSQKEIDNQSIAVDSSVEVLTPEEEQQIKEKEEHQKMLDELPDVSVSDWNLLLVNNSQLIDPNLDLPLTVLPNGYLIDERIKQEYENWLKKASEAGFEIVLVSSYRSIDLQQKNYDSSIQRYIDQNYTQEEAIQETENYIAIPRGSEHHTGLAVDIVDSDWLETGKGLIPEYDAQASQHWLVDNMTDYGFILRFPQGKEAETGINYESWHFRYVGIENAKYIEKYDLSLEEYIQLLKEAGK, from the coding sequence ATGAACTACAAAAAAATAGCAGGCAGTCTTTTGATTCTAACAACGATTACAGGTTGCGGATTAATAGAAGAAACTTTTTTGAATGAACCAAGCGAATCTAATAAATCTCAAAAAGAGATAGACAATCAATCAATAGCTGTAGACTCTTCCGTCGAAGTCTTAACACCGGAAGAGGAGCAACAAATAAAAGAAAAAGAAGAACACCAAAAGATGCTAGATGAGTTACCAGATGTATCTGTTTCTGACTGGAATTTACTGTTAGTCAATAACTCCCAGTTAATTGACCCCAATCTCGACTTGCCTCTAACCGTTTTGCCAAATGGATACCTGATTGATGAACGGATAAAACAAGAATATGAAAATTGGTTAAAGAAAGCTTCTGAAGCGGGTTTTGAGATTGTTTTAGTTTCTAGTTACCGCTCAATTGATTTACAACAAAAAAATTATGACAGTAGCATCCAACGTTACATTGACCAAAATTATACTCAAGAAGAAGCCATTCAAGAAACAGAAAATTATATTGCTATTCCAAGAGGCAGTGAACACCACACAGGCTTAGCTGTTGATATAGTAGATTCAGATTGGTTAGAAACCGGAAAAGGGTTGATACCTGAATACGATGCGCAAGCTTCTCAACATTGGTTAGTGGATAATATGACCGATTATGGTTTCATCTTACGCTTCCCACAAGGAAAAGAAGCAGAGACAGGGATTAACTATGAGTCATGGCATTTCCGTTATGTTGGTATTGAAAATGCTAAATATATCGAGAAATATGACTTGTCTTTAGAAGAATATATCCAATTACTAAAAGAAGCCGGAAAATAA
- a CDS encoding D-serine ammonia-lyase, with protein MDEKKSAIEETTLFQDIKATKEVFWVNPNKKKFEKAAEKSSITKADITDADARLTRFASYLKIAFPDTAPTNGIIESPITEIPHIKAYLEEEYKGTIEGKVWLKRDDLLPIAGTVKARGAIYEVLKHAEDLALEHGMLKSIDEDYAIFASEAFKTFFSGFKITVGTTGNLGISVGTVGAKLGFEVIVHMSVEAKLWKKNFLRSRGVVVIEHESDFTKAVTEGRQQSDLDPTSYFVDDEHSRELFLGYTVAGSRLKKQLSDNNILVDADHPLFVYLPCGIGGSPGGVTFGLKHIYGDNVHCFFAEPTHVPSMLLGLITGKYNEISVKDIGLDGLTVADGLAVPRTSGFVARVLEDFFSGSYTLDDDETYKLLTALIDQEEIYLEPAAIAGLPGSIRMLQSEAGQAYLKTNNLVDKMSNATHISWATGGSMVPKEDMEVFYNKGKK; from the coding sequence ATGGACGAAAAGAAATCTGCTATAGAAGAAACAACTTTATTCCAAGATATCAAAGCAACAAAAGAAGTATTCTGGGTTAATCCAAATAAAAAGAAATTCGAAAAAGCCGCAGAAAAGTCTTCCATCACAAAGGCAGATATTACAGACGCAGATGCTCGCTTAACTCGATTTGCATCGTATTTAAAAATAGCTTTTCCAGATACAGCTCCAACTAATGGCATCATAGAATCACCTATTACAGAAATACCGCATATAAAAGCTTACCTTGAAGAAGAGTACAAAGGAACGATTGAAGGAAAAGTATGGTTGAAGCGAGACGATTTACTACCCATTGCTGGAACGGTAAAAGCACGTGGAGCTATTTATGAAGTCTTAAAGCATGCGGAAGATTTAGCTTTAGAACATGGCATGTTGAAATCAATTGATGAAGACTATGCTATTTTTGCAAGTGAAGCATTCAAAACGTTCTTTTCTGGTTTTAAAATAACTGTTGGCACAACTGGGAATTTAGGAATCAGTGTTGGAACAGTCGGAGCAAAATTAGGTTTTGAAGTCATTGTTCATATGTCAGTAGAAGCAAAGTTATGGAAAAAGAACTTTTTAAGAAGTCGCGGAGTGGTAGTCATTGAACACGAATCTGATTTTACAAAAGCTGTAACAGAAGGACGGCAACAGTCTGATTTAGATCCAACAAGTTACTTCGTTGATGATGAGCATTCCCGTGAGTTATTCTTAGGCTATACAGTCGCTGGAAGTCGATTAAAAAAACAATTAAGCGACAACAACATTTTAGTAGATGCAGATCATCCCTTATTTGTTTACTTGCCTTGTGGCATTGGTGGCTCTCCGGGTGGTGTTACCTTTGGCTTGAAACATATTTATGGTGATAACGTTCATTGTTTCTTTGCTGAACCAACACACGTTCCTTCTATGCTTCTAGGCCTAATTACTGGTAAATACAATGAGATATCAGTTAAAGATATTGGCCTAGACGGGCTAACAGTTGCTGATGGATTAGCTGTTCCACGGACATCTGGTTTTGTTGCGAGAGTATTAGAAGATTTCTTTAGTGGATCGTACACGTTAGATGACGACGAAACATATAAATTATTAACAGCTTTGATTGACCAAGAAGAAATTTATTTAGAGCCAGCTGCAATTGCAGGTTTACCAGGATCTATTCGTATGTTGCAATCAGAAGCAGGACAAGCGTACTTGAAAACCAACAACCTAGTTGATAAAATGTCAAATGCAACGCACATCTCATGGGCGACTGGTGGAAGTATGGTTCCTAAAGAAGACATGGAAGTTTTCTACAATAAAGGCAAAAAGTAA
- the ribD gene encoding bifunctional diaminohydroxyphosphoribosylaminopyrimidine deaminase/5-amino-6-(5-phosphoribosylamino)uracil reductase RibD, whose translation MGVKKLDEFYMKMALDLAKKGKGFTAPNPLVGAVIVKNGKVIGQGYHEEFGQAHAEVNAIASASECVSGATLYVTLEPCSHVGKTPPCSDLVVDKKIRRVVIGMGDPNPLVAGKGIERLRNKGILVSIGVLEKEIAQLNEAFIKYIVTKEPFVVMKSAMSLDGKIATVTGESQWISDAAARKRVHNLRHELSGIMVGIDTIIKDDPQLTARIPNGKNPIRIVVDSQLRIPLASVVLSQQDKAKTIVATTNRASSEKIATLTKMGIEVIVTSQRDNRVDLRELMKKLGAKGIDSILLEGGATLNFSALKEGIVDKVHVYLSPKIIGGKDAKTIVEGEGISSLENAFQLKRLNPVMVGEDILIEGYLDK comes from the coding sequence ATGGGAGTGAAAAAATTGGATGAATTTTATATGAAGATGGCGCTAGACTTAGCAAAAAAAGGAAAAGGGTTTACAGCACCCAATCCTTTAGTGGGCGCTGTAATTGTTAAGAATGGAAAAGTGATTGGACAAGGGTACCACGAAGAGTTCGGCCAAGCGCATGCAGAAGTAAATGCTATTGCATCAGCAAGTGAATGTGTATCTGGTGCAACATTATACGTCACTTTGGAGCCATGCTCACATGTGGGGAAAACACCTCCCTGCTCTGACTTAGTGGTAGATAAAAAGATAAGACGAGTGGTTATTGGGATGGGTGATCCTAATCCATTGGTTGCAGGAAAAGGCATTGAAAGACTTCGCAATAAGGGGATTCTCGTTAGCATTGGAGTGCTAGAAAAAGAGATAGCCCAACTAAATGAGGCTTTCATTAAGTACATTGTCACGAAAGAACCCTTTGTTGTGATGAAGAGTGCGATGTCCCTAGATGGGAAAATAGCTACAGTAACAGGTGAGTCTCAATGGATTTCTGACGCAGCAGCGAGGAAACGAGTCCACAACTTGCGACACGAATTATCTGGCATCATGGTAGGTATCGATACGATTATCAAAGATGATCCGCAATTAACAGCTAGAATTCCAAATGGTAAAAACCCGATTAGAATTGTTGTGGATAGCCAACTAAGAATCCCGTTAGCCTCTGTCGTATTGTCCCAGCAAGATAAAGCTAAGACAATTGTCGCAACAACTAATAGAGCAAGTAGTGAAAAAATAGCAACATTAACCAAAATGGGTATTGAGGTTATCGTGACTTCCCAAAGGGATAACAGAGTTGATCTACGCGAATTGATGAAAAAATTAGGCGCTAAGGGGATTGACAGCATTTTATTGGAAGGTGGAGCGACATTAAACTTTTCAGCTCTAAAAGAAGGAATTGTTGATAAAGTTCACGTCTATCTTTCGCCAAAAATCATTGGTGGAAAAGATGCGAAGACAATTGTTGAAGGCGAAGGAATCAGTTCATTAGAAAATGCTTTTCAATTGAAGCGATTAAATCCCGTGATGGTTGGAGAAGATATATTGATAGAAGGTTATCTGGATAAATAA
- a CDS encoding riboflavin synthase yields the protein MFTGIIEEIGTIKSIKKGEKSSVLTIKGRKVVQGTRIGDSISTNGVCLTVTKIENDSFEADVMSESLKRTNIGELTPGGYVNLERALSLETRLGGHMVSGHIDGTGKIKAFRQDDNAVWITVETSPDLLRYIIEKGSIAIDGVSLTVVIVDDQSFQVSIIPHTGEETVLLAKQPGDKVNLECDMIGKYVEKLLGLGSKEPTKESNVTHGFLKENGFY from the coding sequence ATGTTTACTGGAATTATTGAAGAAATTGGGACAATCAAATCGATTAAAAAAGGTGAGAAAAGTTCAGTACTTACTATCAAAGGCCGAAAAGTCGTACAAGGAACCCGTATTGGAGATAGTATTTCGACTAATGGTGTATGCTTAACCGTCACAAAAATAGAAAACGATTCTTTTGAGGCAGATGTGATGTCTGAGTCTTTGAAAAGAACAAACATTGGCGAATTGACTCCAGGAGGCTACGTTAATTTAGAACGAGCTCTAAGCCTTGAGACAAGACTAGGTGGGCATATGGTTAGTGGCCATATCGATGGAACGGGAAAGATAAAAGCTTTCAGGCAAGATGATAATGCGGTATGGATTACAGTTGAAACAAGTCCGGATTTATTAAGGTACATTATCGAAAAAGGCTCGATAGCTATTGATGGAGTTAGTTTAACCGTCGTAATAGTAGACGACCAGTCGTTTCAAGTTTCGATTATACCTCATACTGGTGAAGAAACGGTGCTGTTAGCCAAGCAACCAGGTGATAAAGTTAATCTTGAATGCGATATGATTGGAAAATACGTCGAAAAGTTATTGGGACTTGGCTCAAAAGAACCGACTAAAGAAAGCAATGTAACGCATGGATTTTTAAAAGAAAATGGGTTCTATTAG